In Primulina eburnea isolate SZY01 chromosome 14, ASM2296580v1, whole genome shotgun sequence, the following proteins share a genomic window:
- the LOC140811419 gene encoding protein TAB2 homolog, chloroplastic-like isoform X1, which yields MEKNGLLSSYLFQAVAEEVASLQNRFTFGAGLDLDLLGIEVGEKTLVPGHAVGSSRAKPLAAWMNGLEVCSIEADVARASIILSVWISTRYVYAIYKKTPVATREAEAWEAAKEACGGLHFLSIQDDLDSDSCVGFWLLLDLHLYYFKALVNHQM from the exons ATGGAGAAAAATGGGCTTTTGTCCAGTTACCTTTTCCAAG CTGTGGCAGAAGAGGTGGCATCTCTGCAAAATAGATTTACCTTTGGTGCAGGTTTGGATCTGGATCTTCTCGGGATTGAAGTAGGCGAAAAGACATTAGTTCCGGGACACGCTGTTGGATCTTCCCGAGCTAAACCATTAGCAG CGTGGATGAATGGTTTAGAAGTATGTTCGATTGAAGCAGACGTAGCTCGGGCTAGTATAATCCTCTCAGTCTGGATTTCGACCCGGTATGTTTATGCAATATACAAGAAAACACCAGTCGCTACACGTGAAGCTGAAGCATGGGAAGCAGCAAAAGAGGCCTGTGGAGGCTTACACTTTCTTTCTATTCAAGACGACTTAGATTCAGACAGTTGTGTTGGGTTTTGGCTATTATTAGACCTTCACCTGTATTATTTTAAAGCTTTAGTAAACCATCAGATGTAG
- the LOC140811419 gene encoding protein TAB2 homolog, chloroplastic-like isoform X2, protein MEKNGLLSSYLFQGLDLDLLGIEVGEKTLVPGHAVGSSRAKPLAAWMNGLEVCSIEADVARASIILSVWISTRYVYAIYKKTPVATREAEAWEAAKEACGGLHFLSIQDDLDSDSCVGFWLLLDLHLYYFKALVNHQM, encoded by the exons ATGGAGAAAAATGGGCTTTTGTCCAGTTACCTTTTCCAAG GTTTGGATCTGGATCTTCTCGGGATTGAAGTAGGCGAAAAGACATTAGTTCCGGGACACGCTGTTGGATCTTCCCGAGCTAAACCATTAGCAG CGTGGATGAATGGTTTAGAAGTATGTTCGATTGAAGCAGACGTAGCTCGGGCTAGTATAATCCTCTCAGTCTGGATTTCGACCCGGTATGTTTATGCAATATACAAGAAAACACCAGTCGCTACACGTGAAGCTGAAGCATGGGAAGCAGCAAAAGAGGCCTGTGGAGGCTTACACTTTCTTTCTATTCAAGACGACTTAGATTCAGACAGTTGTGTTGGGTTTTGGCTATTATTAGACCTTCACCTGTATTATTTTAAAGCTTTAGTAAACCATCAGATGTAG